TAATCAGTTGTTATCTAAAAATCATACTGAAAACAGCCAACTTTTAACTTCCAGCATGAATAATAACATTCAAAAGCTGTCAGTTCGCTTAAATGAAAATAATACAGCGTTGACAGGTGTAATGACTGAAAATAATCAGAATTTGACAAAAAATATAAACGAATTTAAAGATGGACTTACAAAAAATATAAATGAAAATTTTGAAAAATTAAGTCAAAAAATTGAAAATAGACTTGATGTAATGAATATGAAAGTAGAAGAACGCTTATCAAAAGGGTTTGAAGAAACAACAAAAACTTTTGGAAACGTATTGGAACGTCTGAGTAAAATTGATGAAGCACAGAAAAAAATTGAAGCTCTGTCAAGTAATGTCGTTTCACTTCAAGACATTCTTACTGATAAAAAAAGTCGTGGAATTTTTGGTGAAATTCAGCTTTACCAAATATTATCCTCCGTTTTTGGAGAAAAAAACGATAAACTTTATCAAAAACAATATAAACTTTCAAATGGGACAATCGTCGATTCAATTATTTTCACGCCAGAACCACTTGGAAATATCGCAGTTGACTCAAAATTTCCATTAGAAAATTATAGAAAAATGTATAACAACGAATTATCGCAAATTGAAAGAGAAAATGCTCGGAAAGATTTTGTTAGTGATTTGAAAAAACATATAGATGCAATTTCTTCCAAATATATAATAAAAAATGAAACGAGTGAACAGGCAATATTGTTTCTTCCAGCTGAAGCAATTTTTGCTGAAATAAACGCTTATCATACAGATATAATAGAATATGCCTACAAAAAAAACGTACGGATAGCCTCCCCAACAACTTTAATTTCAGTATTGACAGTAATTCAGGTTATGATGACAAACTTAGAACGTGATAAATATGCAAATATAATTCAGCAGGAACTCGAAAAATTGAATGTTGAGTTTACGAGATACCGTACTCGTTGGGATAATTTGCAAAAAGATATCGAAAAAGTTTCTAAAGATGTAAAAGAAATCAATACAACTTCAAACAAAATAAGCAAAAGATTTACAGAAATTTCGAATGCAAAATTTGAAGAAAAAGTAGTTAATAATAATGTTGAAAATTTAAAAATTTTAGAAATGGAAGAATAGATTTTGTCAAAATTTAGTAAGTGAGATTTACTTCAAAAAGGAGAATAAAATAAAAAATGCAAAAAAATGGAATAATATTTGGAAAGTTTTATCCACTTCATATTGGACATGTTGATTTTATTCAAAGAGCCAGTGGTTACGTAGAAAATTTATATGTTGTGGTATGCACTGATGATGACAGGGATAAAAAATTATTTGAAGACTCAAAAATGAAAAAAATGCCAACTGTAAAAGATAGAATTAGATTTGCAGAAAAAACTTTTAAACACCAGAAAAATATAAAAATAATACATCTTGCGGAAGATGGTATACCATTTTATCCCAATGGCTGGAAATTATGGAGTGAAAGAGTACAGGAAACACTTTTAAAAAATAAAATTAAAGTGGACATAATTTTTACAAATGAAACTCAAGATGTGGAAAACTACAAAAATAATTTTTTGACATTGCCCAATTTTGAAAAAACTTTCAATAAAAATTTAGAAATTAAATTAATAGACATAAATAGAAACAATTTTCATATTAGTGCAACAGAAATAAGAAAAAATCCATATAAAAACTGGTTTTTTATTCCAAAATATGTAAGAGAATTTTTTGTCCTAAAAGTAGCAATAATTGGTTCTGAATATTCAGGAAAAACTAACTTAACTCATAAATTAGCAAATTATTATAACACAACTTATGTAAAAGAATATCGAAAAGAGTATATAAAAGAAGAAATGCAGAATCATATAGAAAACATTCAGTACTCTGATTACAGCAATATTGCTTATGAACACAATAGAAGAATATTAGAATCTATCAAAAATGCTGATAAACTAACTTTTATAGATACAGAATTTTCTTCTTTACAAACATTTTCAATAATTCAAAATGATACAAAAAACCCAGTAATAGAAGATTTTATTAAACATAGCAATTTTGATCTTCTGCTATATATTGAAAAAAAATCAAACTCAAAAGATAAATCAAAATATAAAACTTCTGAATATGATAAAATATTACAATCCTTACTTGAACAAAATAACCAAGAGTTTATACAATTATATTACAAAAATAATAGCAGTCTTACAGAAAATTATATAAAAAGTATTGAAATAATAAATAAATATCTTGAAATAAACTAATATAAAATAATACCTTTTTAAGAAATAAAAAATAGACTACGAATAAAAATATTCAAAAACACAAATTTTTTGAAAAAAAGTAGTTGACAAATAAATCCAGTTATGATAATATATATCCTGTCGATACGAAATCGTGTCGCAGGACAATTGAGATAAGAATAGAAGAAGCAATAATGTGTAAAAGATAGATAGTAGTCAAGAGCTCTTGTTGTAGAACAAGATTCTCGTCAAGACAAAGGTGGAATTTAAATATATGTGGAATATATTGAATGAAGAGTTTGATCCTGGCTCAGGATGAACGCTGACAGAATGCTTAACACATGCAAGTCTTTGGCGAATCTGTGCTTGCACAGGCTAGCCAAGGCGGACGGGTGAGTAACGCGTAAAGAACTTGCCCTGCAGACAGGGATAACAGACGGAAACGACTGACAACACCTGATACAGTTGCCGGCACGCATGTGCCCGGCAATGAAAAGAGATGCTGCGGGAGAGCTTTGCGTCCTATTAGCTTGTTGGCGGGGTAACGGCCCACCAAGGCGATGATAGGTAGCCGGCCTGAGAGGGTGGACGGCCACAAGGGGACTGAGATACGGCCCTTACTCCTACGGGAGGCAGCAGTGGGGAATATTGGACAATGGGGGCAACCCTGATCCAGCAATTCTGTGTGCACGAGGAAGGTTTTCGGATTGTAAAGTGCTTTCAGCAGGGAAGAAGGAAGTGACGGTACCTGCAGAAGAAGCGACGGCTAAATACGTGCCAGCAGCCGCGGTAATACGTATGTCGCAAGCGTTATCCGGAATTATTGGGCATAAAGGGCATCTAGGCGGCCAGGCAAGTCTGGGGTAAAAACTTGCGGCTCAACCGCAAGCCTGCCCTGGAAACTGCCTGGCTAGAGTGCTGGAGAGGTGGACGGAACTGCACGAGTAGAGGTGAAATTCGTAGATATGTGCAGGAATGCCGATGATGAAGATAGTTCACTGGACGGCAACTGACGCTGAAGTGCGAAAGCTGGGGGAGCAAACAGGATTAGATACCCTGGTAGTCCCAGCCGTAAACGATGATTACTGGGTGTGGGCATGAAGAGTGTCCGTGCCGAAGCGAATGCGATAAGTAATCCGCCTGGGGAGTACGGCCGCAAGGCTGAAACTCAAAGGAATTGACGGGGACCCGCACAAGCGGTGGAGCATGTGGTTTAATTCGACGCAACGCGAGGAACCTTACCAGATCTTGACATCCCACGTATGCCCGCGAGAGCGGGCAGTGCCTTCGGGAACGTGGAGACAGGTGGTGCATGGCTGTCGACAGCTCGTGTCGTGAGATGTTGGGTTAAGTCCCGCAACGAGCGCAACCCCTATCGCCAGTTGCCATCATTAAGTTGGGGACTCTGGCGAGACTGCCTGCGAAGAGCAGGAGGAAGGTGGGGATGACGTCAAGTCATCATGCCCCTTATGATCTGGGCTACACACGTGCTACAATGGCCGGTACAGAGAGCTGCGAGGCGGCAACGCCCAGCGAATCTTCAAAGCCGGTCCAAGTTCGGATTGAAGTCTGCAACTCGACTTCATGAAGCTGGAATCGCTAGTAATCGCAGATCAGCAATGCTGCGGTGAATACGTTCTCGGGTCTTGTACACACCGCCCGTCACACCACGAGAGTTGTCTGCACCTGAAGCTGCCGGTCTAACCGCAAGGAGGAAGGCATCTAAGGTGTGGACAGTGATTGGGGTGAAGTCGTAACAAGGTATCCGTACCGGAAGGTGCGGATGGATCACCTCCTTTCTAAGGAGCTAATTCATTGCACTGCTT
This is a stretch of genomic DNA from Leptotrichia hofstadii. It encodes these proteins:
- the nadR gene encoding multifunctional transcriptional regulator/nicotinamide-nucleotide adenylyltransferase/ribosylnicotinamide kinase NadR, encoding MQKNGIIFGKFYPLHIGHVDFIQRASGYVENLYVVVCTDDDRDKKLFEDSKMKKMPTVKDRIRFAEKTFKHQKNIKIIHLAEDGIPFYPNGWKLWSERVQETLLKNKIKVDIIFTNETQDVENYKNNFLTLPNFEKTFNKNLEIKLIDINRNNFHISATEIRKNPYKNWFFIPKYVREFFVLKVAIIGSEYSGKTNLTHKLANYYNTTYVKEYRKEYIKEEMQNHIENIQYSDYSNIAYEHNRRILESIKNADKLTFIDTEFSSLQTFSIIQNDTKNPVIEDFIKHSNFDLLLYIEKKSNSKDKSKYKTSEYDKILQSLLEQNNQEFIQLYYKNNSSLTENYIKSIEIINKYLEIN
- a CDS encoding DNA recombination protein RmuC, giving the protein MITVVIIIVIINIVTVVGTIIFLNKKNIENEEKMLLNQINENNQQNFEENKKKFDEIEKTISLNAKNNLLEGINNLQNKLSENNEKLLLRFNQLGQNLSGTMNDNNQLLSKNHTENSQLLTSSMNNNIQKLSVRLNENNTALTGVMTENNQNLTKNINEFKDGLTKNINENFEKLSQKIENRLDVMNMKVEERLSKGFEETTKTFGNVLERLSKIDEAQKKIEALSSNVVSLQDILTDKKSRGIFGEIQLYQILSSVFGEKNDKLYQKQYKLSNGTIVDSIIFTPEPLGNIAVDSKFPLENYRKMYNNELSQIERENARKDFVSDLKKHIDAISSKYIIKNETSEQAILFLPAEAIFAEINAYHTDIIEYAYKKNVRIASPTTLISVLTVIQVMMTNLERDKYANIIQQELEKLNVEFTRYRTRWDNLQKDIEKVSKDVKEINTTSNKISKRFTEISNAKFEEKVVNNNVENLKILEMEE